In uncultured Cohaesibacter sp., a genomic segment contains:
- a CDS encoding protein phosphatase CheZ, giving the protein MSSKPMPPSPLRQEDYLAIEAAVMETARGRWFLAEYARRNRNADTDTLLSAIDKLEKSITRERAPSSLMHQVRMDLADMAHAIERTKKEIAQIKHEDNQGAERFERATIELDAIVSQTESATSEILGAAEKIQEFAWTLREMGADSDKCDELDMEATNIYMACSFQDLTGQRIRKIVDAMHYIESRINSMIEIWGFESDGMEVDQHDHKRHDQRPDAHLLNGPALAGEGVEQDDVDMLFDNADLHEEADQDDVDALFANTGSDAEDENSSCDLSAEMTQDEADALFDTGPSVMDAEFEADEADAMVADDAADGEDEIEAEFAAVEADEADDAVVAEQADVDFVDMQDLDWASEANATKDAADYLETVAPTEAEAADDLFDRVSDEAEPEGDVFASVSVDDEAASEVEDKAEERDLSAMMEDDADVFAPADVFGSALQDETVAEDEEEEEFLDLRDRVAQFS; this is encoded by the coding sequence ATGAGCAGCAAACCAATGCCACCGTCACCACTGCGACAAGAGGACTATCTGGCGATTGAAGCCGCAGTGATGGAAACTGCGAGAGGTCGCTGGTTTCTGGCAGAGTATGCCCGCCGAAACCGTAACGCAGATACTGATACCCTATTGTCTGCGATCGATAAACTGGAAAAATCGATCACTCGCGAACGCGCGCCGTCCTCTCTCATGCATCAGGTTCGCATGGATCTGGCCGATATGGCCCACGCCATCGAGCGGACCAAGAAAGAAATCGCACAGATCAAGCACGAAGACAATCAGGGAGCTGAACGCTTTGAGCGGGCGACGATCGAGCTTGATGCTATCGTTTCCCAGACGGAGAGTGCGACGAGTGAAATTCTGGGTGCTGCCGAAAAGATTCAGGAATTCGCCTGGACGCTGCGCGAAATGGGCGCTGACAGCGACAAGTGCGATGAACTGGATATGGAAGCGACCAATATCTATATGGCTTGTTCCTTCCAGGATCTGACCGGCCAGCGGATCCGGAAAATCGTGGATGCCATGCACTATATTGAAAGCCGCATCAATTCCATGATCGAGATCTGGGGCTTTGAATCCGACGGCATGGAAGTGGACCAGCATGATCACAAGCGCCATGATCAGCGGCCTGACGCCCATCTGCTCAACGGGCCTGCCCTCGCTGGGGAGGGGGTGGAGCAGGATGATGTCGACATGTTGTTCGATAATGCTGATCTGCATGAAGAAGCAGATCAGGATGATGTCGATGCCCTGTTTGCCAACACCGGTTCTGATGCTGAAGACGAGAATAGCAGCTGTGATCTCTCCGCAGAGATGACGCAGGATGAAGCCGATGCTCTGTTTGACACCGGGCCATCGGTCATGGATGCCGAATTCGAGGCGGATGAAGCTGACGCTATGGTTGCTGACGATGCGGCCGACGGTGAGGACGAGATAGAGGCCGAGTTCGCAGCTGTTGAAGCCGACGAAGCTGATGATGCGGTTGTCGCCGAGCAGGCTGATGTCGATTTTGTAGACATGCAGGATCTTGACTGGGCAAGTGAGGCAAATGCCACGAAGGATGCGGCCGACTATCTGGAAACCGTTGCTCCTACCGAGGCAGAAGCTGCTGATGACCTGTTTGACCGTGTTTCGGATGAAGCTGAACCGGAAGGTGATGTGTTTGCTTCAGTTTCCGTCGATGACGAAGCTGCCTCTGAGGTTGAAGACAAGGCAGAAGAGCGCGACCTGTCGGCGATGATGGAAGACGATGCCGATGTCTTTGCGCCAGCTGATGTATTCGGTTCCGCTTTGCAGGATGAAACGGTTGCCGAGGACGAGGAAGAAGAAGAGTTCCTTGATCTGCGGGATCGCGTCGCCCAGTTCAGCTGA